CTGGCAGCCCGTTGCAGTGTAACTAATTCTGTTTCCCAAAATTTCTCGGAGCCCTTAATTACCTTCTTCAGAGTAAAGCACGGAGTTTTAAGAGTCCTGCATGTGGGGAATACATTTGACCTTAGCTCGTTTAGGTAACCGTGCTAGGGCTGTTTGGTCTTGTTAGTGAACTTGGCAGTGTATTGATTTAGAGGTGCCTGCCTGCCTGGCAGTGATTTGAGGGGACTGAGAGGGCCCCTGTAATCGAGTCAGTTCACTGTTCCTCATTTAAAATGCCATTATTTCTGAGGCGTTGCTCTGTGTTAACCATTGTCCTGTAACTAGGGGtctgttttaaaatcagaaatccCAGTGAGCTTCCGAACACGCTAAGTTCTTGATACTTCAAGGTGATTCAGCTTTTCAGGTCGGAAGAAAGACCTGCCCGAGAGCCCCTCGCTTGAGGGATGGGACGCATGTAAGTTGCTGTTGAAAGGGAAACTCTCCTGCATCTTCATCTAATGTTAGTAAGGAGTAAATGATTGACAAGTGGTTCTTGGAGAATGGGTAAAATGATTTCAATTTCGTGGCCTAATTTCATGAAATAGACTCCTGGTCGCCTCAGTCACATAGTTTTATATTAAAGAATGTCAAGCTCTATACCTTCCCCTCAAGAAGGGAGGGTCTTAGAATCTTAGCCTCATAATGATACATCAGTTAcagctatttctctcttttttttttaagattggcacctcagctaacatctgttgccaatctttttttttttttttaattattcttctttctccccaaaaccccccagtacataattgtatattctagttgtaggtccttctggctctgctatgtgggacgacacctcagcatgacctgatgagcagtgctgggtccacacccaggatctgaactggtgaaatcctgggccactgaagcaggggcgtgaacttaaccatggggctggcccccataccTATTTCTTAATTGAGTTGTCCTTAATTTAAGAGGCAATCAATTGCAAGGTGTACCACTGATCTGCTACCAGCTTTTCAGGACAAAAAGATTCTGCCACACAAAATGTACATGTTGACTGCTAGGTGCGTCTAGagttcagaaatgttaaaatgaagGGGAAGTGTTGGTATCTTAGAATCAAAGGCAAATCAAAAGGATATTCTTTTGAAGTGATCATTTTCGGAATTTCTACCTCTGTctgattttggattttttgttgttgttgttcagggTCAAAGTCAGAGTGGTGGTCATGGTCCTGGAGGTGGCAAGAAGGATGACAAGGTAAATAAGCCAGATGTGTCTGTGATGTCAGTAAATTGTAGAAGATGTCATAGATCTCAGCTGAGAAGTTCTTTGGGAattcatgaatttaaaaaatacaaaataaatgatcCTGTAGTTCTTTAACCAGTCTGGCCTACAGATACAGTACCCTTTCATGTTTTAGAAAAGATTGTTGACCTAACTATCGAATAGGTATTTAtgaattaatgatttttaatcGTGTGAAAGTAATAACATTATAGAAGTGTTAAAATAAATTGCCTGTAATTTTAGTGTTTAATGTCCTGAGATGTGAAGAATTGTCTCAAATTATTTCAACTCAAACTTCTGGCATATAACTCTGAATTCTAACCTCTCTATTCCTTATTGAATAATCTGTCATTGTGTATTGTAAAAAGAAAGATCAGTTACATTCACATATTAAAATTGCAAGAATATAATAACCcagttgttattgttgttgttgttttaaaaggACAGTTTTTAATAGCATcctaaaagataaggaaaattaTATCACCTGGAAATAGGTAATGGTTCTACAGAAatgaatttgtgttttaatatGATTTccctgtggcttttttttttcctgctgtactAAACACTcaaggacaagaaaaagaaatatgaaccTCCCGTGCCAACTCGagtggggaaaaagaagaagaaaacaaagggaccAGATGCTGCTAGCAAACTGCCACTGGGTAATGACATGGTTCCTCCTTGGGGTCTTTCCGATTGATTCCTAGGGGTTGTCTCTGTGTCTGTAGCTTAGAGGTCTCTGAATGTGGAGACAGGAAATGGGGGGTGGTTGAAGCTCTAGCCCTGTGACTATTCTCTCCAGTTCTTCTGTGCGGCATTCCTCTAGGTTGGAATAAGagctttattttggttttaacagCATACACGCAGTATACAACTGTGTCTCACTTGAAGAAACTCCACTAGTTTCCTTTAAATAACCAGCTCCTCTTGTGTATTAAAAGTACAGTTTTAGATTAGAAAACTCATGTCGGGCTTGAGTAACTTAGAAACACAGTTATTTCACAGGGAAATGGAGTGCCACTGTGTTGGAATTCACATCATGCGATGCCTGAACATACACGTTTTCAATGGCTTCCTCCTGACCCGACCCGGTCCCCCCTCCATCCTCAGCGCACACCCTGTGCCTTGCTTCTTGCCCATACTGCTGTCCCTTGTGTTCTTTGACTGCTCCGCATATCAGGGCCTTTGCCCTTTGCTGCCCTCTGCTTAAAAATCTTCCCCCAGTCCTTCCCCTGCTGCCTGCTTCTCATTTCTTCAGGCTGCAGCTCAGATGCCTCCCTCACTGCCATCTAAACAAGTCCCTTCCTGCTTAGATGaaataactaattttaaaaatattccttggTTAAGAATGAAGATAGTCAGACAGTAGAAATGTGCCATAATCCACCACAATGAATCAATATGGTATTGATAAAGAATGGATCATCAGATCACCACAAGAGCATAGAAAGTCCAAAAACAACATCGTTTCATGGATAATTTATGGTAAAAGTGACAGTTCTGTAGGAAGAGGATGGATTATTATAAATGCCTGGCATCTTTTATTTGCAgttgagagaaaatggaattgcCAGATGGATTACagatatacatattaaaataagtaaataaatgaaaattcaggaatatatttatttaaccttAGGGGAGGAGAGACCTTTTGAAGAAGTCAGGAAACCCGGAAACCACAAAAGATTGATAGATCTGTctatataaatgttaaaattctTGTGTAGCATGAGACTTCAAGCCAAAAGAACACAAAAGAGATTGGGGAAAATGTTCACCAGAAATGCTAATACCTGTAATATTTCACAGTCCTCCTACAAATGTGTGCTTGTGTTACAGCTGCTGTGCAACAGTCTGTGCTGACTGAACAGCACATGTAGCTATTTTTATTAGCACGTCTGGGAAGACTAAAGCCAAGCAATCTACCTTTTAGGTCAatgactgttttcttctttatgttatATATAGACAGTTCAGTTAGTCTGTGTCGTTTTGTGTTAGCTGTCTGGTCGTAGACCTCATCCCCATTTTTACTTCCTTGCTTATAACTGCCAAAATCCCTTTCCCCTTCACATTTAACACCTGCTTACTTAGGGTcaacaaacttttaatttttcagtcCAAATAAAATAAGCTTATTTTAAATCTTAACTTTTTTCCCTTAAGAATGAACTGAATTAATTCAAACTTCAAGCTCCAGgtataataaagttttattttttaattacagtgACACCTCACACTCAGTGCCGGTTAAAATTATTGAAGTTAGAGAGAATTAAAGACTATCTTCTCATGGAGGAAGAATTCATTAGAAATCAGGAACAAATGAAGCCTTTAGAGGAAAAGCAAGAGGTAAATTGAGAAATTAGTGTAACTTCATTTTTACAAAGTGAATTCTACTTAGAACCTAAAACTGTCAACGAATAAATGAAATTCAAGTAGTTGAACCTTTCAGGCTTTTACAGATCATTATTAGCTGCCTTTTAAAAGCACCAGCTGCTTTGTAAATCTAGTGAACTGTCAGCATCATCTACTTTTTAGTTCTAATCTGTTTCCCTTTCGGTGTACTCTAACGTAGGAGGAAAGATCAAAGGTGGATGACCTGAGAGGGACCCCAATGTCGGTAGGGACCTTGGAAGAGATCATTGATGACAATCACGCCATCGTGTCTACATCTGTGGGCTCAGAACACTACGTCAGCATTCTTTCATTTGTAGACAAGGATCTGCTGGAACCGGGCTGCTCCGTGCTGCTCAACCACAAGGTAAGTTGATCGCCTCTACGAAAGCCCGTAGCAGTGCTTTGTCCTTCCTTGTTATCGGTCCACTGTTCCAGACCTGTGGACGTAGATTGCCAAAGCACCCCTAAGAGTAGAAAAATTCTGTGGTTGGCATTGCTTTGTTGTAAACGAATTGTGTGAACCTCACATTCCTGTGCTAAAGCTTAACGTTCCCTGTTAGGTGCATGCTGTGATAGGGGTGCTGATGGATGACACGGATCCCCTGGTCACAGTGATGAAGGTGGAAAAGGCCCCTCAGGAGACCTATGCTGATATTGGAGGGTTGGACAACCAAATTCAGGAAATTAAGGTATGTCTAGGAACCAGCTCTGGGTTTTTAGACTTTGGGTTTCTTACTGCTGTCTCATTTAGGGTGCTAGGAGTTGTtttgcatgttttgttttttctttattgatcaGACCAGTAACTGACTCAGAGCTTGTCAGTTGTGGTGTTTTGTATTTGTTCTTTGGTGGCGGGGGGGGAGCAGTGGTGtgtgttgttcttttttcccctaaaccaGCCTTCAGCCCACtagatctcattcttttttttttttttatgcttttttggtgaagaagattggccctgagctaacatctgttgccagtcttcctctttttttttcctccccaaagccccagtacataggtgtatatcctagttgtagatcattctagttcttctatgtgggacgctgccacagcatggcctgaggagtggtgagtaggtccacacccaggatccgaaccagtgaacccctggccgccagtgtggagcgtgtgaacttaaccactcagccatgaggccagccccatgtatTTGTTAATACTGAGTTAGGTACTAGAAATAACAATAAATTGTATGATAGTTCCTGTAGCACCTGTAGCTTAATACTTTTTATATCCAATGTTTAATAATTATCTGTGTGAATATATAATATTTCCAATTGTGTTGGTGTCAGTTGTGGCTATCTAGAAACTTCCAGTGATGTATGGGGTAGGGTGAGTGACACATTCTTACAGAGTGGTGGGGTCTAGAACATAATCCCAGCCCCTGCCGTGGTCCTAGGGTTGGGGGAAAGTGGTCCTCCAGGATGGCTGTGGGCGAGCTCTCTGCAGGTTCTTTCATCCATAGGGAAGTCATTCAGAGCTATCACAGATCTCCACTGGTGACCTCTCAGACAGCTGGGCACTAGCCATGATGTCCCTGGTTGGTAACAGCAATCAGAAAATGTTGCCAGCTCCTGTCTGTAGTTTAATTGAAGAGGGTGAATTTTAGATTTCTCCAGTTCGTTTTGCTCAGAAAGGCTTAATGTTGTTCAGCACTGACGTCTGCTGGAAAGTGCAAGGGGAATTGGGTGCTATTGGGAAGAGGGGATGGGTGCTGGGAGCTCGAGTAGGACAGATGTCCTCTCCAGTATGCCCTTGTGCCTAGTAGCAGTCAAGCGCATTGTCTCAAACAAGAGTGAttgaaattttagtttatttttgttgagAGCGAGATATACTCATGATGCCATAGTAGATCTGCTGATAATTTCAGTAAGAAAGCCTTTCATTTTTACCGAGTGTTTGTTTTCTGCAGGAATCTGTGGAGCTTCCCCTCACTCATCCTGAATATTACGAAGAGATGGGTATAAAGCCCCCTAAGGGGGTCATTCTCTATGGTCCACCTGGCACAGGTATGCATGGTCTGCGTTTGACACTTTCCAGACGCTCAGCTTCTCCCTTGAGCAGCAGCGTTAGCCAGTTAGAATTACTTAACTGTTGAGTGAGGATGCCACAGTTCCTTAGGTTAAAACGATGCTCTAAGACATTTTGGACATTTTTGCGTAAGCAACTCCTTTGGAATCATACCTATTACACAAAAGTATATTTATCTGTAAAGTAGATGCAGTAAGAAACTGAACTTAGACTTGAAGTTGTAGACTTCAACAGAGTTAAtgtgttaaaaaaatataataataatttgtaagaaaaaataaaaataaaccaggaTGCTCAACTATGGCTGTACATTGAAATCACcttgggagctttaaaaaatactgatgcctcgTCCCATCACTGAAGATTCTGGTATATTGATTTGGAGTGTGGCCAAGAGTCACAGCAATGgtggagaaccactgatttaaaaGCTATTGTGTGCTGTTCCGATTAGGTTTATTCTCTAGTCCATtgatactgaatgaatgaatattggaTGAATAAGTAAAGATATACGTAcgtacagtcatgcgtcacttaacaagGATGCGTTCTGAGGAATGTGTCTTtcggcgatttcatcattgtgagaACATCGTAGAATGCAGTGACACAAACCTGGACACCAcgcacctaggctctatggtactgatcccatgggaccaccatcgtatacgTCGTCTCTCGTTGACTGAGACGttatgtggcacgtgactgtGCACATATTTGGTTCATTATGCAATAAGTTGACCTGAGTAAGTTGTCCGGGACTTAGCCGTTCATTGCTGTATAAGTTCCAAAGGGAGAGCAGTTATTTGATGGAGTGAGTCAAAACCGTGTTCCCAAGAGGATCTTGAGAGCTGAGGACTGCCCACAGTAGGGGGACTGGGAGACAACTGTGCTCAGAGGCAAGGAGCTCTTGCAGCCTGTCATCTTACAGCTCAGGAAATCATTTCACAGAGGCCAGTGACGAGCCCAAGGCCCCATTAGCTCTGCGAGTTGAGCTGGTAGCAGGGCTGGAGCTGGAATCCAGGCCTCCTGACCCGCAGCCACGTGCCTTCTTTGGAGCATGTGTGCTACAAGGGGCTGGCTATGAGGAGCTGGGGTGAGGCACAGGGTAGCAGGCCtgttgggaggaggaggaggaggagactggtTTAGTGATCCTTCTGGCCACTGAAGTGTCCCAGCAGCTGGACTCGGCTGCTTCTGGACTGTAAGATCCCACCCACTTAGAAGGTCCTTTTTGTCTTCTGTTCACCATCTTTAGTTGATGTTCTCAAGGAGTGGTCCAGCTTTCTgagcctttgcacctgctgttctgCCTGCCCAACCAAAGGGAACATCATTGCCACATCTTGTCGCAAAGCTTAGTGCTCTGTCCTTCTTCCCACGTGGACGAAGTCTTCTGTGTCACTCAccagcagccccctcctccttcccctgcagGCCTAAGGTTGGTCCTTTACCAGTTCAACCTCTCACTGCCTCTGTATCCTGAGGTGACTGCCTAGCCCTTTGCCCAGTTCCTCTCAAAGGGGCCAAGGTCGTCCAGGTCTCAAGTTCTCAAATTGTGTGCTTGTAGCTGACTCTTGGTTTTGACatgaaagagaaagggaataGAGCAGGATTAAAAGGTGGTTTGAGATCTTCCCTGAGATTGGTGGGGGGAACTTCCTCATAAGGGCACACCACAGACAGGAAAGTCTCCTGAGCTTTCAGCAGCGCTTGGTTGTGGCTTTTTCAGGAGCTGGTCCCGTTTCACTTGTCCAGGCCTGCGGCCCAAGCACCCCCAGCAACAACTCTTGGGTCAGCCCGGGGCACTTGCAGGCCTGGTGCTCAGGAATACTGAGTGTTTCCTTAGGTCAAACCTGGATTCCCAGGCCTTTTTTCATCACTGATAGTTTCATAGTTGAGTTTGGCTCTCTAACCCTGGTTGCATGGGTCAGGTTAAAATTGTATGTAACTTGAACATCCCGGTTGTAAGTATTTTCCGACATTATCATGATGAATTTAGGAAGAcagttaaaaataatcaaaatgttaTTTAGGTTTTCCTAATTTTCCTCTTACTGCTTTGGAGAACAGAACGTCAAGACACGTGAATGGTGGCATGCCTTTTCATCACAGGGATCCACCCAATTTGATGTCCATTTAAGGTGGTAATGACAGTTTTTAAGTTAAAACAGCACTTGAAGttatttccctttgtctttttcttttttaacctaaaaTAGGTAAAACCTTATTAGCCAAAGCAGTAGCAAACCAAACCTCAGCCACCTTCTTGAGAGTGGTTGGCTCTGAACTTATTCAGAAGTACCTAGGCGATGGGCCCAAACTTGTTCGGGAATTGTTTCGAGTTGCTGAA
The nucleotide sequence above comes from Equus asinus isolate D_3611 breed Donkey chromosome 7, EquAss-T2T_v2, whole genome shotgun sequence. Encoded proteins:
- the PSMC1 gene encoding 26S proteasome regulatory subunit 4; translated protein: MGQSQSGGHGPGGGKKDDKDKKKKYEPPVPTRVGKKKKKTKGPDAASKLPLVTPHTQCRLKLLKLERIKDYLLMEEEFIRNQEQMKPLEEKQEEERSKVDDLRGTPMSVGTLEEIIDDNHAIVSTSVGSEHYVSILSFVDKDLLEPGCSVLLNHKVHAVIGVLMDDTDPLVTVMKVEKAPQETYADIGGLDNQIQEIKESVELPLTHPEYYEEMGIKPPKGVILYGPPGTGKTLLAKAVANQTSATFLRVVGSELIQKYLGDGPKLVRELFRVAEEHAPSIVFIDEIDAIGTKRYDSNSGGEREIQRTMLELLNQLDGFDSRGDVKVIMATNRIETLDPALIRPGRIDRKIEFPLPDEKTKKRIFQIHTSRMTLADDVTLDDLIMAKDDLSGADIKAICTEAGLMALRERRMKVTNEDFKKSKENVLYKKQEGTPEGLYL